A region of Kineosporia sp. NBRC 101731 DNA encodes the following proteins:
- a CDS encoding acyl-CoA dehydrogenase family protein: MRFGFTDDQENFRAEVRKILRSDEIRTAAEEATGADGVEPDGRPLYRLLGERGLLAVHWPAEFGGCDRALTDAAILAEELVRAGIPDTLHVNTIQIVGQFLLMTGSDEQKRRYLPALARGHSFASVLYTEPDAGSDLGALRTVAEPDGDGYRITGTKVFSLKTHLVDLGLCAARTSPGSGKYQGISLFLVDLKAPGVARSTVAGIGDEHFHRVDLDSVWVPGDALLGPRDEGWVLLNDALAIERTGLDYYLKAERWLDLALETLVDRGADDAHLEQVGRWQGALAADHVLAWEVLSRLASDEMDPVSAAVAKYHSSELAQDIAIWAAGVPSPQQRADRHRTVLALDSACREAPGLTLSAGTSEVMLQIMATAFDSLGSERY, from the coding sequence ATGCGGTTCGGATTCACCGATGACCAGGAAAACTTCCGGGCAGAAGTTCGAAAGATATTGCGATCGGACGAGATACGTACCGCGGCGGAAGAGGCCACCGGTGCGGACGGTGTCGAGCCGGACGGTCGTCCGCTCTACCGCCTGCTCGGGGAGCGAGGACTTCTGGCCGTGCACTGGCCGGCCGAGTTCGGCGGTTGCGACCGGGCCCTCACCGACGCGGCGATCCTCGCCGAGGAGCTGGTGCGGGCAGGAATCCCGGACACCCTGCACGTCAACACCATTCAGATCGTCGGTCAGTTCCTGCTGATGACCGGCAGTGACGAGCAGAAACGCCGGTACCTGCCCGCACTGGCCCGCGGTCACAGCTTTGCCTCGGTGCTCTACACCGAACCCGACGCCGGGTCCGATCTCGGCGCGCTGCGGACCGTGGCCGAGCCGGACGGCGACGGGTACCGGATCACCGGGACCAAGGTGTTCAGTCTCAAGACGCACCTGGTGGATCTCGGGCTCTGCGCGGCCCGTACCTCTCCTGGCTCCGGAAAATACCAGGGGATAAGTCTTTTCCTGGTCGATCTGAAGGCTCCCGGGGTGGCTCGATCGACCGTTGCCGGCATCGGTGACGAGCACTTCCACCGGGTCGACCTCGACTCGGTGTGGGTGCCGGGTGACGCCCTTCTCGGGCCCCGGGACGAGGGATGGGTCTTGCTCAACGATGCACTGGCGATCGAGCGTACCGGCCTCGACTACTACCTCAAGGCGGAGCGCTGGCTGGATCTGGCGCTGGAGACCCTGGTCGACCGCGGGGCCGACGACGCCCATCTCGAACAGGTCGGCCGCTGGCAGGGCGCCCTGGCCGCCGACCACGTCCTGGCCTGGGAGGTTCTCTCGAGGCTCGCGTCGGACGAGATGGACCCGGTCTCGGCGGCCGTGGCCAAGTACCACAGCAGCGAACTCGCCCAGGACATCGCGATCTGGGCCGCCGGTGTCCCCAGCCCGCAGCAACGGGCGGACCGCCACCGGACCGTCCTGGCCCTGGACTCGGCCTGTCGGGAGGCGCCCGGACTCACCCTGTCGGCGGGTACCTCCGAGGTGATGCTCCAGATCATGGCCACGGCGTTCGACTCCCTCGGATCGGAGAGGTACTGA